A window of the Labeo rohita strain BAU-BD-2019 chromosome 1, IGBB_LRoh.1.0, whole genome shotgun sequence genome harbors these coding sequences:
- the LOC127163256 gene encoding putative nuclease HARBI1, whose protein sequence is MANRGGRRDVLQTLDDRELLRRYRLDRAGIMFVVDLLRDAITSPTRQQCSSDDLGLSQSSVSRVITQTLTALSQPNIVTQFVSFPLDARTLHTHKRAFMDIAGFPGVVGVIDGTHVRIIAPSEDEAVFVNRKNFHSINVQIVFNAACKILDIVAKWPGSTHDARMLSESGIRQLFERRYVPANCHLLGDSGYPCKPWLLTPYLQPRQGPQLNYNRAHKTTRAVVERGIGQLKRRFHVLHGEVLLRPEKVSKVIIACAILHNICKVRQIAEPLEDGDEDEDEDNDEDGGEEDIHIPQGNLAQSGLPYRANFTNLHFRDADGAGAADGSGGNLVGKLDGPGSCDGSMLQKYIGLV, encoded by the exons ATGGCCAACAGAGGAGGCAGGAGAGATGTCCTGCAAACACTGGATGACAGGGAATTATTGAGACGCTACAGATTGGATCGTGCAGGAATCATGTTTGTGGTAGATCTCCTTAGAGATGCAATTACTTCACCAACTCGACAACAATGCAGCAGTGATGACTTGGGTCTGTCCCAATCCTCCGTCAGCAGAGTCATCACCCAAACACTGACAGCTTTGTCACAACCTAATATTGTGACACAATTTGTTTCATTCCCGCTGGATGCCCGCactttacacacacataaaaggGCATTTATGGACATTGCAGGATTCCCTGGCGTTGTGGGTGTAATTGATGGAACACATGTGAGAATAATTGCGCCATCAGAGGACGAGGCTGTCTTTGTTAACAGGAAGAATTTCCACAGCATCAATGTGCAAATAGTGTTCAATGCCGCCTGTAAGATTTTGGACATTGTGGCTAAATGGCCAGGCTCCACACATGATGCGAGAATGCTCTCCGAGAGTGGCATCAGACAGCTTTTTGAGAGACGCTATGTGCCAGCTAATTGCCACTTGTTAGGGGACAGTGGCTACCCATGCAAACCATGGCTCCTTACACCTTACCTCCAGCCACGCCAAGGGCCCCAACTAAACTATAACAG GGCCCACAAGACAACAAGAGCGGTGGTGGAGCGTGGCATAGGCCAGCTTAAGAGGCGCTTTCATGTTCTCCACGGAGAGGTGCTGCTGAGGCCTGAAAAAGTCAGCAAAGTCATCATAGCCTGtgcaatattacacaatatttgcAAGGTTAGACAGATTGCAGAACCTCTGGAGGATGGCgatgaggatgaggatgaaGACAACGATGAGGATGGTGGTGAAGAAGATATTCACATTCCACAGGGGAACCTAGCCCAGAGTGGACTGCCTTACAGGGCAAACTTCACAAATTTACATTTCAG GGATGCTGACGGAGCAGGTGCTGCAGATGGTTCAGGCGGCAATCTTGTCGGCAAACTTGATGGGCCCGGTTCTTGTGATGGCTCCATGCTACAGAAATACATAGGCCtagtttaa